In Acidobacteriota bacterium, the DNA window ACCTGGCCGCGATACGGCCCATCAAGATAGATGCGGTCGTCACGATGGGCCCGGACTGTCGTACGGATAGCTGGATCGGCGATCTTCTCCTCGGTTACTTGCTTAATATAGAGCGCCTCCTCGTCTGTGATGTCGTATTTGGCCCGGATTTGCGCGATCACGTCCTGAACGGACACTTTCGCTGGCACCGGGCCTGCGCCTCCTCTGCCCTTGCCTGGCTGGAGCTTCACCGGGCCGCCGCTGGTCATCACCCCCGCATACTGAACCGCGGCCTTGGTGACCACGGTTGCCCGAATCTGCTTCATCAGCTCGGACACGGTCCCAGCCTTGATCAGCTGCGGGCCGACCCATTCAGCGAAAGTGGCGAATTCGCGAATGTCCGCAGAGTAAGTGAAGAAGCACGTCAGGAAATGGTAGCTCTTCACGAAGCGGGCCAGCAGATACGCGAACGCCTTGCGGTGCTCCCAAGCGGTGAGCTTGGACTGAAACCTCGCCCGCAGGGCATTCACCTGAAACTGCACCTGCGCATCCGTCCCTGTCTTGAGCAGTGCCACCACATCAGCGGCGTCTTTCTGGGTGAAGAGGCCGACGGCGAGAATCTCCGCGAGGAGCTTTGAACAGGTCTCTTGATCCGGCTCATCTGGCTTGAACGGCGTGCCTTTCCGATACTTCGAGAAGGCCTTGAGGATTTGCTTGGCGTTGTTGGTGAAGTCCACGACCACGACATCTTTCTTGCCGTGGTGACAGCGATTCAACCGTGACACCGTCTGCACCGCGTTGCGGTCGAGCACCGGCTTGTCGAGAAACATGCCGGCAAGTAGAGGCTGGTCGAATCCTGTCTGAAACTTGTTCGCGACCACGATCAATCGGTAGTCGTCACCCTCGAAGCGATCTTCAATCAACTCCCCCGCCTGCAGCTCATTCACGGAGTATTCGCTGATGGCGGCGTTCGTCTCGGGATGGACGAAATCCGAAAAGGCATAGAGCACCTTGTAGTCGGCCCCGCGCTCTTTGAGCTTTTCTCTGATGATATTGAAGTATCGCAGCCCGGCTACGCGCGAAGAGGTGACGATCATCGCCTTGGCGCGTCCGCCGATGAGGGGCTTAACATCCTTCTCAAAGATGCGCAGCATGACCTCGGCCTTGTATTGGATCAGCCCGTCATCCTGAAACGCCACGTTCTGTAGCGCTTTTGAGACGACCCCCTTGGGGTAGAGCTTTTCCTCATCCGGCTTCGGAACGACCGAGCAATGCAGGTTGTAGAGCGTCTTGTAGGAGATGATGCTCGCCGCCACGTCCACGATGTAGCCCTCTTCGATCGCTTCCGCTTCGGTGTAGCTGTCGAAGGGCGTACCGAACATCGACACAGTGGCCGGTGCTGGTGTAGCGGTAAAGGCGACGAACAGCTGATTCAGATCATGCTCGCGAATGACCTTGGCGATCTGCTCTTCGAGATCCTCCTCGGGTGCCTCATTGTCCGGCTCGCCCTCTTTGCGGAACGGCAGGCGGATGGCAGCACCCATCTGGCCCTCCTGCGAGCGGTGGGCTTCATCAATCAGAAACGCCACCCGCAGTTTCTTCAACTCTGGGTTCTGTTGCAATGTCTCAAGGACGTAGGCGAGCTTCTGCTGCGTCGTAACGATGATAGATTTCCGCTCCTTAAGAAACCGCGGCAGGTCGTCGGCCTTTTTCGCAATTCCGACCACATCCTTGAGGTGGGTGAACTTGTCGATGTCCTCACGGATGTTTGTGTCGAGCGACTTACGGTCAGTGAGAATGAAAGTGATGTCCACCAGCTTCTCGTTAGTGCCGGGCTTGTAGAGACTGTGGAGCCGATCGGCCAGCCAGCAGATGGACAACGTCTTGCCGCTGCCGGCCGAATGGTCGGCCAGATACTTCTTCCCGATGTTTCCGGTGGTTACGAAGTGGGCTGTAATGTCTTCCGCCACGTGCCGCACCAGGCGGCTTTGGTGGTACCTGGGGAAGATTGTGGAAGCTGGACGCTCCGGCTTGTCACCTTCTGCCGCCCGCTCAGGAACGCGAACTAGAAAGAACGACAGCGCCTCCAGCAATTGATCCTGCGACAGCACCTCCCGATAGAGAAACTCCACGGGATACTCGTCGGCATTTGTCGGGGTGTTGGTGAGACCCAT includes these proteins:
- a CDS encoding DEAD/DEAH box helicase family protein, producing MVKMIEPPELTFQKHIAGYLVREHKYAVLEQSDITDTDHCIAEDQLWAFLKASQADTLKKLMDDYGTDAREEVFKSLRKELEHTPLWMLFRQGLKVRGLEFRLFYPKPRSAASAAVAKYAENRITFRPHFYFGDVNHEIDFVLYLNGLPIVVLELKHEANQNVEHAVAQFVARDHTRKIFQHPFLYLAADTSDAKAATDPRREENFRWHNMGLTNTPTNADEYPVEFLYREVLSQDQLLEALSFFLVRVPERAAEGDKPERPASTIFPRYHQSRLVRHVAEDITAHFVTTGNIGKKYLADHSAGSGKTLSICWLADRLHSLYKPGTNEKLVDITFILTDRKSLDTNIREDIDKFTHLKDVVGIAKKADDLPRFLKERKSIIVTTQQKLAYVLETLQQNPELKKLRVAFLIDEAHRSQEGQMGAAIRLPFRKEGEPDNEAPEEDLEEQIAKVIREHDLNQLFVAFTATPAPATVSMFGTPFDSYTEAEAIEEGYIVDVAASIISYKTLYNLHCSVVPKPDEEKLYPKGVVSKALQNVAFQDDGLIQYKAEVMLRIFEKDVKPLIGGRAKAMIVTSSRVAGLRYFNIIREKLKERGADYKVLYAFSDFVHPETNAAISEYSVNELQAGELIEDRFEGDDYRLIVVANKFQTGFDQPLLAGMFLDKPVLDRNAVQTVSRLNRCHHGKKDVVVVDFTNNAKQILKAFSKYRKGTPFKPDEPDQETCSKLLAEILAVGLFTQKDAADVVALLKTGTDAQVQFQVNALRARFQSKLTAWEHRKAFAYLLARFVKSYHFLTCFFTYSADIREFATFAEWVGPQLIKAGTVSELMKQIRATVVTKAAVQYAGVMTSGGPVKLQPGKGRGGAGPVPAKVSVQDVIAQIRAKYDITDEEALYIKQVTEEKIADPAIRTTVRAHRDDRIYLDGPYRGQVNGDIQTTYDARGRYDELADPKYTDTGGIFDIMAVTVIQTHLSSPA